aaatccaAGCCGTGATTCTGGTCATTTTTCGGAAAGAAGATACCTTAGAAAAGTACTCTAATTGCTCTGTCGTGGTGTTAGTGACAGacacaatatattttcttttttcggagTTTACAACGTCGAAATCTGGCATAGTTTCCGAAACAGGCCAATCTTCTATAGGCATTCTCAGCCAATTTGGACCCTTCCACCAAAGAGATTTCACAAGTTCCTCTGCATTGGAACCTCGTGATGGAAGGTCATCTGGGTTTAATGTTCCACTTATATTCCTCCAGTCTTCAGGATTAGTGAGTTTACGGATTTCCAGTACCCTGTTGTAAACGAACGTGGCtcaattctcatttcttttgatCCAATACAAAGCATTCATAGAGTCAGACCAGTAGAAGATTGGTATGTTCTCAAGTCCAAGTTCGGATATGGTTGCTTTTGCCAATCTAGCTCCAATAGTGCAGGACAAAAGTTCTAGGCGTGTAATAGAGATCTTTTTCAAAGGAGCAACTCTATTTCTAGCTTGTATTAACTGGCACGACGTGCTATCAGCTGATTCAGCTCTCAAGAAGATACATGTAGCGTAGGCACTCTGACTTGCGTCACAAAAAACATGGATGGAAAATCTGGAATCTTCTGCAAAGTCCTCACGTACACATCTTGGTATTTCAAGATCATTCAATTTCGGTAACTTCATCTTCCAGCGTTCGAATCTTTCAGTTATCAGCAGAGGGAGTTCAGCATCCCAGGACAGCCCCAATTTCCAGCATTCCTGCAACAAAGATTTGGACTCTAGAGTCACTGGACAAGAAAATCCTATCGGATCAAAGATTCGATGAACGGTTGacaggatttttctttttgtaataggtCCTTTATCTTCTTTCATCAAACTTTTCAAATCTAGAGATATAGTGTCCTTTGGTAAATTCCACAGAAGCCCAAGAACTGGAACCTTTCGGTCTTCTTGCCTTTCTTCAGTTTTGTCTTCAGTAGGAGAATGCTCCCACCCTCGAAGTTCAAACTTGGCAGTAGATAATAGTGCTTGTGATTCCGAAATAAATCTAGCAAGTTCTTCTTTTCTGTTGACGCTGAAAACACAATTATCAACGTAGAAGGACCTCATAAGTTGCTGGGCTGTTTCCTTGAGATGATCTGGGGCGTTTTTGAATGAAGTTCTAATGTAGCTCCTAGAAGGAAAGGACTGGAGGAGATTCCGAACAGAACTCTTTTGTGCTGCAGGATCTTGATATTTCCGTCTTTTCTTCTATCCTTCCATAAAAATCTGAGATATGGTCTATCTCGTTCTTGTAATCCAATTTGCAGAAATTCCTTCTTGATGTCAGATATCACTCCATATTTTTCAACACGAAAGCGATTTATGAGAGATGGAATGAGTTCTACAAGATTTGGTCCCTTTTAGAGGCAGTCATTAATAGAAGGTGTATTCTTTTCTTTAGCTGAACCATCAAAAACGGGTCAAACTTTGGTCGTCGAATTCTCCTTGAAGACAGGATGGTGAGGTAAGAAATGCTGTCCTTCTTTGATTTCTTGCATAGGATCAACTTCTTCAATAATACCCTCATTCTGCCAATCCTGAAAAACATCATCATAATCGGCCAGCGTTTCGGCACGTTCTAAGGCTTTAATACAACTGTTAAGTCTTCGTTCAGCTATCTTTCTGCCATCAGGAAGAGGTGGATGATCATGTATCCACGGTAGACTGACAATGTAGCGCCCCTCGTTATCTCGTGTTACACTGCGTTCAAAATGTTCCTTAGCCGCTTCTTCTAGTTCTTTTCTACTTTGAGTTTCCGCAGGGTCATTGATATTCAATGTATCAAGCCTCCAAAGATCGGATATATTTACGTCGTTGACAAGTAGCGACATTAGAGTGCTGGgactatcatttttattaattcctgaTCTTCCAATAGCTGTCCACCCTAACTTGGTGTTCATCGCAATTAGATCAGgcgaaagttttttaatttctcctgtaAATAATCTGGCTGCCGTATCTGCCCCTCATAAAATGTGAATCTCCTTGGGATCGTTTTCATACAAACAAAGATTTTCATCTAAGCAAATATCACTAACAAATATACCCAATTGTTTTACTTCTTCGATACTTTTAGGATCAAATTTGGGAAGAGAAgtgcaaattttattctgatccaTTACTTCTACAttacaacagaaattattttctgtattacgcAATTTAATGGAATACATCTTGTGGTTTTCCCGCCTTTTCAGTCCTCCGAAAAGTCCATGAGTCACCGTTTGTTCCCCAAGACACTTCAATTTCATTACATCCGCTACGTATTTGCTGACATACGACCTGTGGCTCCCGAGGTCAATGATCGATCTAACATagtgttttaaatcattattttcgacGCTAACAATTAAAGTCTGCAGATAGACCTCCCTGGAACATAAATTATTCGCCAAcgcgaaattttcatttaaaagattattctcaTCCTTACTTTCATTCAAATGAGTATTATTTTTCGGAACAGAATTATCTTGATTGCATAATATGGATAAATGTTTTTTACCACAGAGAGTACAAATTAATTTTGACCTACAAAATTTAGCAACATGAAATTGCTTTGCACAAATAAAACACGCAGCTTTTTTAGACAGTATACGTTTCCGTTCTTCCAAACTTAAAGTACGTACGTATTCACAATCAACAgcatcatgaaatttattgcagaataagcattccggtgtttttatttttacttcagaacTAATCAATTCTGAACTGCTAAATCTCTTTGCAGTGGAACAtctaggattatttatttttccgctCGATGAGTCATAACGCAACGGGGgaaatgaatacttttcttttttcgaactcatgggAGAAGCATACATTAACGTTCGTTCTTTTGCTTTCAGCTGAAGAGACA
The Argiope bruennichi chromosome 6, qqArgBrue1.1, whole genome shotgun sequence DNA segment above includes these coding regions:
- the LOC129971978 gene encoding uncharacterized protein LOC129971978, translating into MNTKLGWTAIGRSGINKNDSPSTLMSLLVNDVNISDLWRLDTLNINDPAETQSRKELEEAAKEHFERSVTRDNEGRYIVSLPWIHDHPPLPDGRKIAERRLNSCIKALERAETLADYDDVFQDWQNEGIIEEVDPMQEIKEGQHFLPHHPVFKENSTTKV